One window of Chionomys nivalis chromosome 10, mChiNiv1.1, whole genome shotgun sequence genomic DNA carries:
- the LOC130882198 gene encoding thioredoxin-like protein 4A, whose translation MSYMFLYLHNGWQVDQAILSEEDRLVVVHFGHDWDPNCMKMDEVLYSIAEK comes from the coding sequence ATGTCATACATGTTCCTGTATCTGCACAATGGCTGGCAGGTAGACCAGGCCATTCTGTCGGAGGAAGACCGCCTGGTCGTCGTTCATTTCGGACACGACTGGGACCCCAATTGCATGAAGATGGATGAGGTTCTGTACAGCATCGCGGAAAAGTAA